Genomic DNA from Alphaproteobacteria bacterium PA2:
CAAAGCCCGCTATCGCCACCAACACCAGGCCAAGGCTCAGGGCCTGTATCGTCCTAGTCCCGATGATAGGGGCCTCCCGCCAGAATCGTCACCGCCCGATAGACCTGCTCGGCAAGCATGACCCGCGCAAGAGCGTGGGGCCATGTCTGGGGACCAAAGGCCAGCTTGCTATTTGCCGCGGCCAGAAGCTCCGGATCAAGGCCGTCGGCGCCCCCGATCATCATGACCATCCGGCGGGCGCCCTTATCGCGGATCCGGCCCAGTTCGGCGGCGAAGGCCCGGGAGGTGTAGGCGGCTCCATGCTCATCGCAGGCCATGACATGGGCGCCGGCCAGGTGAGGTCGCAGGACTTCGGCTTCGGCGGCCTTGCCGGGCTTGCGGGATTCGACCTCAAGGACTTCAACGGGACCTAGACCAAGGGCGCGGCCCGCCGCCGTGGCGCGGTCCACATAGGTCTTGACCAGATCGACTTCGGGCGACCGTGACAGTCGCCCGACCGCAAGGATCGTCAGCTTCAATTGAAGGCGATGTGCGCCGAAGCGTCGACCGACCAGATCTTCTCGATATTGTAGAAGGTCCGGACTTCAGGACGGAACAGGTGGATGATAAGATCGCCCGTGTCGATCAGGACCCAGTCACAGTGGGGAAGACCCTCAACCCGGGCCTTGCCATATCCCTGGTCCTTGAGGGCGCGCAGCAGGTGGTCTGCAATGGCGCCCACATGGCGATGCGAACGCCCCGAGGCGACGATCAGCCCGTCAGCCACAGCGCTCTTGCCTTTCAGGTCGATGAAAACCACGTCCTGGGCTTGGTCGTCGTCGAGACGCGCCAGGATCATTTCCCCAAGGGCCGCAATGCGGGCGCTAGGGTCGCCCTCGGGGGTAACCGGGGCCGTTTGCGCGCTAGGCGCAGGGTCAGGGCTCAGCGGGGTCGCTCCTTTGTAGCCTCGCTCAAACCTTTCCCTAGCACACCTTGTGTAAAAGGTCAGCCACCGTCTCACCGGCGCCGGGTTTTCCGCGATCTCATGCGTTCCCGCAGGGCTGTCGAAGACTGGAAGTTCAGGGGACCATTCAGGAAGACCCAGGCGGGCGCCTGTCGGTCGGCCAGGCCGCGGGCCTGATCAATGGGCAGCCGGGCATGGGCGAAACGCTTGGCTGCCGGCGCAAACCGGCTCTTCAGGGATATCCACGGCCGGGACACCACCGCCACAGGCGCGACCTGCATGATCTGGGTCCAACCCCGCCAACGGTGGAAACTGGCCAGGCTGTCAGCCCCCATCAGCCAGACGAACTTCACGGCCGGGAAGCGCCCCTTCAGGGCTCTCAGGGTGTCGATGGTGTACTGGGTGCCGATGCGGGATTCCGCGTCTGAAACGATCATGTTGGGGCCGCGGGCAAACCTTCTGGCGCCGGTCATGCGTTCGGCCTGGCTGGCGGTCTCGTGGGTCGATTTCAGCGGGTTCTGGGGAGACACCAGCCAGATGACCCGGTCCAGCCCCAGCTTGCGTCGCGCCGTCTCCGCCACGTGGGCGTGGCCTTCGTGGGCGGGGTTGAAGGATCCCCCATAGATTCCCACGCGCATGCCCGGCGTAAGGTTGAACCCCAGCCGCAGGGTCGCCGGCCGCCCGGCGGGCGGAATGCGTCTAGCGACTCCGGCTGACCACATGGCGCGCCAGAGAGGTCAAAAGGATTTCGCCGTGTCAGGATTGCGATCGAGATTGCGGTCGCTCTGCCGCACCCGGGCCCGGATGGTGAAGACCCCGTCCCCGGCCAGGACGCCGCCTCTGGCGAAAAGTCTGCCATTCTCCCAGTTGGACAGGCCCAGTTCCGGCCTGTCCAGGGCGTATTGTCCGTCCACCCAGCGGGTAAAGCCATCGCCGACAAATGGCGCATCGAGGCTGGCGAAGAAACGGGACTGGGCCTCAGCGTCCTCCGCGATCAGGCTGGCGCCAAACCTCGGGCTGTAGCGATTGAACAGGGCGATGGCGTGGTCGAGGTCGTCGACAATGGCCAGGGTAACCTCGGGCCTGTCTTCCCACTCCCATTCAGTCGCGAGGGCGGCTTCGGCAATCAGGTCATGCGGCGCATCCATGGCGACGCCTGGGCTCAAGACATGCAGCCGGTAACCCGACCGCCTCTGACCTGCCTCTTCCAGCGCTGCGAGGAAACGCGGAACCAGGTCCTGCGCACGGGAGCGGACAATGGCGCAGACATTGAGGGTGTTGCAGACCTTGCGGTCGAGGGAGTGATAGACCGCGGCGAAGAAGCGATCGGCGTCAGCACTGTCATCCGCCACCATCCAGGCGCCGCCCGTGCCGTGCAGGCTGACCGGAACGCCGACTTGCCGGGCAATGGCGCCGAGCTGGGCGACGGCAGGCCCTGAGCCCCGCGCAACCGCGAGGGCCAGACGTCTGTCGCTGAACAGGGCCCAGCCTGCAGCGTGTTCCGCAGAGGCCACCAACCGCGCAGACCCGGCTGGCAGACCGGCTGACTGAAGGGCGGGATCCAGGGCGTGACGGACTATGGCCTGGGCTGTTCCAAGGGCGTCGGACCCGATCCGGAAGACCACGGTATTGCCGCCGCGGATCACGCCGGTAGCGTCGGCGAAGACATTGGGTCGGCCTTCAAAGACGAAGCCGACCACACCCAGCGGCGCCTTGACCTGCTCGATCTCCCAGCCCGAATGTGAGATGCGCTCAAGGACAGCGTCACGGCCGCCAGGCTGGTCCCGCCAGACCCGAAGCCCGGCGATCATGTCCCGCCGCATGTTGGCGTCGGCCTTCAGGCGGGTCGTGGAGCGACCTCTTTCCAACGCCCGGGCGACATCGCGACTGTTCGCCTCGGAGATCTGCGCCCAGACGGCGTCGTCCTCCAGGGCTGTGGCGAAGAGATCAAAGAAGGCGGTGATCTGGGCATCGCTCACCGACGCCATCTGATGAAACGCCTGATGCGCCTCAGTGACGGCCTGGCGGGCCAGTGCCTGAACGCCTGCCGGAATGTGCAGAAGGTCTCCGGTATCCTGAACGACCACAAGTTGGTCGCCGGGGGCGAAAGCCCTGGCAAGGTCGGCGCTGACCCGGGTGAAGCGGTCGCCGGAAAATGGTATCAACATACCGCTTTGCAGGGTCAGCAGGGCTTCGCCGCGCGCGCCCGTCTCTTCCTGCAAGTTTCCGCCCGTGTGGTCCAAGGTCGCCGCCATATGCTCACGTTGAGCCTTACTAGGCGGGTTTCTCCAAAGGTTCAAATAGCAGGGCCAGGTCATCGGCGTGAATCATCGGCCCCTCAGAGAAGCCAAGAACCTGTTCAATGGCTGCAGACTTCAAGCCGCAGATCCGCGCTGCGTCGGAATCGTCATAGCGGACCAGGCCCCGGGCGATCTCATGGCCGGCCTCATCGCGCACCAGGACCGCGTCGCCCTTTTCAAACCGGCCCGTGACGTTCTTCACCCCGGCGGGCAGCAGGCTCTTACCGGTAGCCAGGGCCCGGGCGGCGCCTGCGTCTATGGTCAGGCCCCCCACGGGGCTCAGGGATCCGGCGATCCAGGCCTTGTAGGCAGCCTTGGCGGAGAGGGCAGGTTCGATAAGGGTCGCGGGCTCGCCGGCCTCGACCGCCGCCAGGGGCGCGGGACGGGATCCCAGGGTGATGATTGTGGCGCAGCCGGCCTGCTGGGCGATACGGGCGGCCAGGATCTTGGTCGCCATGCCGCCGGTGCCGACTCCCGCCCCCTGATTGGCGCCTCCGGCCATGGCTTCGATCTCGGCGGTCAGGTGGGTCAGGCGCGGAATATGGACAGCGTCGGGATTGCTGCGGGGATCCGCCGAATAGAGGCCATCAATGTCCGAAAGCAGGACCAGGACATCGGCGCCGATCATCTGTGCCACCCGGGCGGCCAGACGGTCATTGTCGCCATAGCGGATTTCTTCGGTGACCACGGTGTCGTTCTCGTTGACCACCGGGATGACGCCCAGGGTCAGCAGGGTCTCGGTCGTGGCCCGGGCATTAAGCCAACGGCGACGGACCTCGGTGTCGTCCCGGGTCAGCAGGATCTGGGCGGCCGACAGGCCAAAGGGCTCCAGGGCCAGCTCCCAGGCCCGCATCAGGGCCGACTGGCCCGCAGCGGCGGCGGCCTGTTTCTCGGGAAGGGTCAGGGCGCGCTTGCCCAGGGACAGGCGCTTTCGACCAAGGGCCACGGCGCCTGAGGAAACCACCAGCACCTGCTGTCCGCGATCCCGAAGCCGGCCAATGTCCGCCGCAAGGGCGCTGAGCCAGGCTCCATCAGGCGCACCATCGGCGCCGACCAGCAGGGAAGATCCGACCTTGACGACAATCCGCCTTGCGGCGGTCAGTTCGCTCACGGCGTCCAGTCCGCTGGCGCCTGGCCGGTCTTCGCCAGGGCTTCTTCCGCCGCCCTGGCCTTGCGCTCCCGAACCAGGGAATAGGCTTCCCGAAGGAGTTCCTTCACGCCCATGCCGGAAACCCCCGAGACCAGCCGCACAGGGCCGTTCACAGCTTCGGCCAGGGCTTCGCGCTGCATTTCCAGGGTGTCTGCGTCCAGAGCGTCGATCTTGCTCAGGGCGACGATTTCGACCTTGTCGCCCAGCTCCTCGCCATAGGCCTCAAGTTCGGTCCGCACGGTCTGCCAGGCCTGGACCACATCGGTCTGGGTGCAGTCCACCAGATGGATCAGCACAGCGGTGCGCTCGACGTGACCCAGGAACCGGACCCCCAGGCCCGCGCCTTCGGAAGCGCCCTCGATCAGGCCGGGAATGTCGGCCATGACGAACCGCTCTTCCGGCGACAGGTCCACAATGCCGAGATTGGGCGCCAGGGTAGTGAAGGGATAGTCGGCGATCTTGGGCTTGGCGGCGCTGGCCGCAGCCAGGAACGTGGACTTGCCGGCGTTGGGCAGTCCGGCAAGGCCCACATCGGCGATCAGCTTCAGCCGCAGCCAGATGACCTTTTCCTCGCCGTCCTGGCCCGGATTGGCGTGATAGGGCGCCTGGTTGATGGGGCCCTTGAAGCGGTCATTGCCCCACCCGCCATTGCCGCCCTTGGCCAGCAGGATCTTCTGACCCGCCTTTTCCAGGTCAGCGATCAGGGTTTCCTTGTCCTCCTCCAGGACCAGGGTTCCCACCGGCACCTTCAGGACAATGTCTTCGCCATTGGCGCCGTGGCGGTTGCGGCCCATGCCGTGAATGCCGGTGTCAGCCTTGAAATGCTGCTGGTAGCGGTAGTCGATCAGGGTGTTCAGGCCTTCGACCGCCTCCATCCAGATGCTGCCGCCGTTGCCGCCGTCGCCGCCGTCAGGTCCGCCATACTCGATGTACTTTTCCCGACGAAAGGACACGGCGCCGCCGCCCCCGTTTCCGGACTTTATGTACACCTTGCACTGGTCAAGAAATTTCATGGGCAGGCTCTAGAGCATGTTCCGATAAGTGGGAACCGGTTATCGGATCGAAACATGCTCTAACATCTTGAATTAGAGCCTTTTTGATCCCCTGAGACGTTTAAGTCTCAAGGGAGAAGTCTCTAACACAGAGGAAGACGAAGGTCATGCCAGCCAGACCATCCAGCGTGATGGCACAATGTCTCCTCGGGCCTTGCTGACCGAAGGCGTCACCTGACCGGTATAGAGGAAGCCTGCCTTGCACAGGACCTCGCCCGATGCAGGATTGTCGACAAAGTGCCGCGCCGCCACATGGCGCCGGTTCCAGACCGACCTGGCCCAGCTCAGGGCGCCTCTCGCCGCTTCCGTGGCGAAGCCGCAGCCCCAATAGGGCTTGCCGATCCAGTAGCCAAGCTCCGCCCGCCGTCCCTCACCCTCGGAAAAGCCCACAGTCCCGATGGGGCCATGGTCCGGGTGGTCAATCACAAAGGTCTCATGGCTTGCATCGCGAAGGAACTGCTCAGCGTCCTCGATTCCATAGGGGTGGGGGATCGAGGTGGTCATCCTGGCCACTTCGAAGTCGTTCAGCAGTTTGGCCAGACGGCCAGCGTCGTTCAGCCGTGGCGGTCTCAGTCGCAGGCTGGGCGTCTCGATGACGCTCTGGATCTCGAAGGGTCTCATCCTGACCTCCCGGCCCTCTCTGGGGGCCTTCAGAAACGAAAAACGGGGAGCCCGGCGGTCCGGACTCCCCGTTTCGGGAGATCTGTTCGGTCCGCCTGGGGCGGACCTGTAATTCAGGTTCGCCTAGCTAGCTGCAGCTTCTGCGGTGACCACATTCACGTAGGTGCGGTCGTCGCGCTTGGTCACGAACTTCACGGCGCCATGGGCGGTCGCAAAGAGGGTGTGGTCCACGCCCATGCCGACATTGTCGCCCGGGAAGAACTTCGTGCCGCGCTGGCGCACGATAATGTTGCCGGCGATCACGGCTTCGCCGCCGAACTTCTTCACGCCGAGACGACGGCCCGCTGAGTCGCGGCCGTTACGGGATGAACCGCCAGATTTCTTGTGTGCCATCTTGGCCTCCTAAATTCGACGAGACCGACGCTTATTCAGCGTCGGACTTCTTGGCGGCAGCCTTCTTCGGCGCCGCCTTCTTGGCGGGAGCAGCTGCGCCTTCCGCGGCTTCAGCCTTCGGAGCGGCCTTGGCCTTGGCCGGAGCCTTGGCTTCAGCGACCGGCGCTGCAGCAGCTTCCAGAGTTGCAATCACGTGGGTCAGGTTCCGGGCGCGGGCGTTCATCATGGCCTTGGTGGTCATGTCGACCACGCCGTCCCACTTGGCGCTCTTGCCAGCGCCTTCGATGGCCGTGACGCGCAGGACCGTTTCGGTCTGGCGATGGCCCTTGGTGCGACGATAGCCCTGACGGCGGATCTTCTTGAAGATCTTCACCTTCTCACCCTTGCGGGTTTCGACCAGGGTCGCGTTGACGGTGGCGCCGGCGACGGTGGGCTCACCCAGGGTGACGGCGTCGCCATCGCCCAGCATCAGCACTTCGCCGAACGCCACATTGGCGCCGGGCTCGCCGTCGAGCTTCTCGACGACCATCACATCACCAGGTTGGACCCGGTATTGCTTTCCGCCGGTTTTAATCACCGCGTACATAATTCGCGCCTTGGATACAGTGCAAAAAGGATTACGCCCGCGAGTTGGCCCGCGAGCGAGAAGCGCGGTCTTATACAGACCACCTGCGGCAAGTCAACGCGAACCGGCGGGATTCAGTCGGCGGCCCTGGACTCTTTTGACCCCGCTGCGGGGGATTTATCTGACTCCTGCTCCCAATGGGCGACAAGAGCCTGGCTGACGGCCTGCATGAAGGCGAGACGTTCAGAAACGGGGTTGTGGGTTCTCTGCAGGAAAACCGCCACGGCGTAGGTCCGACCGT
This window encodes:
- the obgE gene encoding GTPase ObgE (ObgE; essential GTPase; exhibits high exchange rate for GTP/GDP; associates with 50S ribosomal subunit; involved in regulation of chromosomal replication), with amino-acid sequence MKFLDQCKVYIKSGNGGGGAVSFRREKYIEYGGPDGGDGGNGGSIWMEAVEGLNTLIDYRYQQHFKADTGIHGMGRNRHGANGEDIVLKVPVGTLVLEEDKETLIADLEKAGQKILLAKGGNGGWGNDRFKGPINQAPYHANPGQDGEEKVIWLRLKLIADVGLAGLPNAGKSTFLAAASAAKPKIADYPFTTLAPNLGIVDLSPEERFVMADIPGLIEGASEGAGLGVRFLGHVERTAVLIHLVDCTQTDVVQAWQTVRTELEAYGEELGDKVEIVALSKIDALDADTLEMQREALAEAVNGPVRLVSGVSGMGVKELLREAYSLVRERKARAAEEALAKTGQAPADWTP
- a CDS encoding GNAT family N-acetyltransferase, with the protein product MRPFEIQSVIETPSLRLRPPRLNDAGRLAKLLNDFEVARMTTSIPHPYGIEDAEQFLRDASHETFVIDHPDHGPIGTVGFSEGEGRRAELGYWIGKPYWGCGFATEAARGALSWARSVWNRRHVAARHFVDNPASGEVLCKAGFLYTGQVTPSVSKARGDIVPSRWMVWLA
- the rplU gene encoding 50S ribosomal protein L21, translating into MYAVIKTGGKQYRVQPGDVMVVEKLDGEPGANVAFGEVLMLGDGDAVTLGEPTVAGATVNATLVETRKGEKVKIFKKIRRQGYRRTKGHRQTETVLRVTAIEGAGKSAKWDGVVDMTTKAMMNARARNLTHVIATLEAAAAPVAEAKAPAKAKAAPKAEAAEGAAAPAKKAAPKKAAAKKSDAE
- a CDS encoding glutamate 5-kinase; amino-acid sequence: MSELTAARRIVVKVGSSLLVGADGAPDGAWLSALAADIGRLRDRGQQVLVVSSGAVALGRKRLSLGKRALTLPEKQAAAAAGQSALMRAWELALEPFGLSAAQILLTRDDTEVRRRWLNARATTETLLTLGVIPVVNENDTVVTEEIRYGDNDRLAARVAQMIGADVLVLLSDIDGLYSADPRSNPDAVHIPRLTHLTAEIEAMAGGANQGAGVGTGGMATKILAARIAQQAGCATIITLGSRPAPLAAVEAGEPATLIEPALSAKAAYKAWIAGSLSPVGGLTIDAGAARALATGKSLLPAGVKNVTGRFEKGDAVLVRDEAGHEIARGLVRYDDSDAARICGLKSAAIEQVLGFSEGPMIHADDLALLFEPLEKPA
- a CDS encoding nicotinic acid mononucleotide adenylyltransferase; the protein is MWSAGVARRIPPAGRPATLRLGFNLTPGMRVGIYGGSFNPAHEGHAHVAETARRKLGLDRVIWLVSPQNPLKSTHETASQAERMTGARRFARGPNMIVSDAESRIGTQYTIDTLRALKGRFPAVKFVWLMGADSLASFHRWRGWTQIMQVAPVAVVSRPWISLKSRFAPAAKRFAHARLPIDQARGLADRQAPAWVFLNGPLNFQSSTALRERMRSRKTRRR
- the rsfS gene encoding ribosome silencing factor, which codes for MAALGEMILARLDDDQAQDVVFIDLKGKSAVADGLIVASGRSHRHVGAIADHLLRALKDQGYGKARVEGLPHCDWVLIDTGDLIIHLFRPEVRTFYNIEKIWSVDASAHIAFN
- a CDS encoding 23S rRNA (pseudouridine(1915)-N(3))-methyltransferase RlmH; this translates as MKLTILAVGRLSRSPEVDLVKTYVDRATAAGRALGLGPVEVLEVESRKPGKAAEAEVLRPHLAGAHVMACDEHGAAYTSRAFAAELGRIRDKGARRMVMMIGGADGLDPELLAAANSKLAFGPQTWPHALARVMLAEQVYRAVTILAGGPYHRD
- a CDS encoding glutamate-5-semialdehyde dehydrogenase, which codes for MAATLDHTGGNLQEETGARGEALLTLQSGMLIPFSGDRFTRVSADLARAFAPGDQLVVVQDTGDLLHIPAGVQALARQAVTEAHQAFHQMASVSDAQITAFFDLFATALEDDAVWAQISEANSRDVARALERGRSTTRLKADANMRRDMIAGLRVWRDQPGGRDAVLERISHSGWEIEQVKAPLGVVGFVFEGRPNVFADATGVIRGGNTVVFRIGSDALGTAQAIVRHALDPALQSAGLPAGSARLVASAEHAAGWALFSDRRLALAVARGSGPAVAQLGAIARQVGVPVSLHGTGGAWMVADDSADADRFFAAVYHSLDRKVCNTLNVCAIVRSRAQDLVPRFLAALEEAGQRRSGYRLHVLSPGVAMDAPHDLIAEAALATEWEWEDRPEVTLAIVDDLDHAIALFNRYSPRFGASLIAEDAEAQSRFFASLDAPFVGDGFTRWVDGQYALDRPELGLSNWENGRLFARGGVLAGDGVFTIRARVRQSDRNLDRNPDTAKSF
- a CDS encoding 50S ribosomal protein L27 codes for the protein MAHKKSGGSSRNGRDSAGRRLGVKKFGGEAVIAGNIIVRQRGTKFFPGDNVGMGVDHTLFATAHGAVKFVTKRDDRTYVNVVTAEAAAS